One genomic window of Magnolia sinica isolate HGM2019 chromosome 3, MsV1, whole genome shotgun sequence includes the following:
- the LOC131240270 gene encoding uncharacterized protein LOC131240270 — MAMMDPPFPHDFKIFQSMRESMQVRQFLMKLRPEFEHCRAALLNRSPTPSLNSVINDLLAEEQRLKVLSLPSSTPGSSDMVLAVSTTPPTRGSGSSPLTCRGCNKVGHVVAQCKEWCAYCRRTGHGIQDCRTRANASSFGRGRGSRGRGRGRALSATAATISCEPSVSDSASTASAEGLSSPLTPAMIQQIVQALSAAGLSGSGNGEGAWEG, encoded by the exons atggctatgatggatccaccatttcctcatgactttaaaatattccaatctATGCGCGAGAGTATGCAAGTTCGTCAATTCCTTATGAAGCtacgtccggaatttgagcattgtcgggctgctctcttgaaccgtagccctactccttcactgaattcagttattaatgatttattggctgaggaacaacgtctgaaagttctctctcttccttcctcaactccgggctcatctgatatggtgcttgctgtgtccaccactccaccaacacgtggttctggttcctctcctttgacttgtcgcgggtgcaacaaggtgggtcatgttgtcgctcaatgcaaggaatggtgcgcttattgtcgacggactggtcatggtattcaggactgccgtacacgtgccAATGCATCTTCGTTCGGGCGTGGACGTGGAAgtcgtggtcgtggccgtggtcgtgctctttctgctactgctgccactatttcttgtgaGCCGTCTGTTAGTGATTCTGCATCTACTGCTTccgctgaaggtctttcatctccgttgactcctgcgatgatccagcaaatcgttcaggccctttctgcggccggtttgtcag gatctggcaacggggaaggtgcttgggaggggtag